A genomic stretch from Sporocytophaga myxococcoides DSM 11118 includes:
- the scpB gene encoding SMC-Scp complex subunit ScpB: MDFLQHHIESLIFCSPDPIKPEDIRTCLSEMFEAEVPIEDIQASLEKLLQKYEDDNYPFKVFSMGGGYQFLTKPAYQSSISILLKQKSKKRLSTSALETCAIIAYKQPITKHQIEQIRGVNCDYAIQKLLEKELVEIQGKSDGVGRPILYGTTAKFMEYFGINSLKDLPMPKDFSKDENEIGDEVEKEHEIIAAELEEMEFNTQENINTETQNQENDTKDTFGDLSSETNSQTEEDFSSESQTSEEPEE; encoded by the coding sequence TTGGATTTCCTTCAACATCATATTGAGAGTTTAATCTTTTGTTCTCCGGATCCTATAAAGCCGGAAGATATAAGAACCTGCCTATCTGAAATGTTTGAGGCTGAGGTTCCGATTGAAGATATTCAGGCTTCTTTGGAGAAGCTACTTCAGAAGTATGAAGATGATAATTACCCATTCAAAGTTTTTTCTATGGGAGGAGGATATCAGTTTCTTACAAAACCTGCATATCAATCCAGTATTAGTATTTTGCTCAAGCAAAAATCTAAAAAAAGATTATCTACTTCTGCTCTAGAAACTTGTGCAATTATAGCTTACAAGCAACCAATTACGAAACATCAGATAGAGCAGATAAGAGGTGTAAACTGCGACTATGCTATTCAAAAGTTGCTGGAAAAGGAGCTTGTTGAAATTCAAGGTAAATCTGATGGAGTAGGCAGACCGATCCTCTATGGCACTACTGCAAAGTTTATGGAATATTTTGGTATAAATAGTCTTAAAGACCTCCCAATGCCAAAAGATTTCTCCAAAGACGAAAATGAGATTGGCGACGAAGTAGAAAAAGAACATGAAATTATTGCCGCTGAGTTAGAAGAAATGGAGTTCAATACTCAGGAGAATATTAACACGGAAACTCAAAATCAGGAAAACGACACCAAGGATACTTTCGGAGACCTTTCTTCTGAGACCAATTCCCAGACAGAAGAAGATTTTTCCTCAGAAAGTCAAACCTCTGAAGAACCAGAGGAATAA
- a CDS encoding TraR/DksA family transcriptional regulator, whose protein sequence is MAEEKLRYSDEELKEFEQLIADKLDRARKELNYIKETLSRRNDSGTDNTAGTLKLLEDGADTAEKESFTQLAARQQKFIQQLENAMARIKNGTYGICVDSGKLIPKERLRAVPHTQHSIEAKLNRKD, encoded by the coding sequence ATGGCAGAAGAAAAACTCAGATACTCCGATGAAGAACTAAAGGAGTTTGAGCAGCTTATAGCTGACAAGCTGGATAGAGCCAGAAAAGAATTAAATTACATTAAGGAAACTCTGAGCAGAAGAAATGATTCCGGAACCGACAATACAGCAGGTACTTTAAAACTGCTTGAAGATGGTGCTGATACAGCCGAAAAAGAAAGCTTCACACAGCTTGCTGCTAGGCAACAAAAATTTATTCAGCAGCTTGAGAATGCCATGGCCAGAATTAAAAACGGGACCTATGGTATCTGTGTCGATTCAGGAAAACTTATCCCCAAAGAACGTCTTCGTGCAGTTCCTCACACACAGCATTCGATAGAGGCAAAACTTAACAGAAAAGACTAA
- a CDS encoding lamin tail domain-containing protein, with the protein MKTSYFLLFLFSYIQSFAQFNDSFSDSNFHSLPNWAGDTALFFINTDHQLQSSGKPESEEIYLSTANNLITNVEWQFLVKMPFNPSSSNFARVYLTSSSPDLINSLQGYFLKIGGSSGSSDAIDLHRQDGSASVKLTGGIPGRVGKNNNTVRIKVTRDLKHNWKVFSDTSGGFNFSPELTYIDSTYKTGAYFGVVCIHSSTRNKDFYFDDFAINSAPLSIIDIKAPNAANIVIQFNKRISPEVKTHTITINDSYIKDLSYVNDSILILTSEVPLRKGKNKLVLDGIQDFYLAETLKESLEFNYQPEINPGSILITEIYSDPTPSHGLPEEEYIELYNTSEDTINLANWRFSDPSVSAVLSSFELFPKSYLIICPSASNAEFKPLGKVLGITPWPSLNNSSDSLILKDPSGKIIHSVNYSSDWFTNRLNAEGGIALEMIDPSNPCGESDNWDGSIASKGGTPGYENSVNSIKPDLQGPKIKDLQLLDTFNILIVLDEKLDISAEISEENITISPKVEIENVIYKGNKSILIALTNAIKGSTLYQISISGVKDCNGNYIQENQNPFALPEIPVNGELLINEILFNPLPGGVDFVEIYSNSDHFIDLKNWRISNAENKNSTTNLISTNPLVLQPRQYLVLTSDPQALINQYPMGEFKNFIKMSSMPSLNDDSGNISLLSPSGELFDSFSYTEKMHHKILKESEGISLERISFTNPASDISNWHSAASAIGATPGYLNSQHFEFETIENSFSVQPLKFSPNGDGKNDFALLTYQLDNPGEIATITVFDGQGREIKKIASNQLLGNEGFFQWDGIADDDRKADIGIYMIMFEIFRLNGEKQKFKKAVILSY; encoded by the coding sequence GTGAAAACCAGCTATTTCTTACTTTTTTTATTTTCTTATATTCAGAGTTTTGCGCAGTTTAATGACTCTTTCTCTGATAGCAATTTCCACTCATTGCCCAATTGGGCTGGGGACACTGCTTTATTTTTCATAAATACAGATCATCAGCTTCAAAGTTCCGGAAAACCAGAAAGCGAGGAAATCTACCTTTCTACTGCGAATAATCTGATCACCAATGTGGAATGGCAGTTTTTAGTAAAAATGCCATTTAATCCCAGTAGCAGTAATTTTGCCAGGGTTTATTTAACAAGCTCCTCTCCTGACCTGATAAATTCACTACAAGGATATTTTCTGAAAATCGGTGGATCAAGTGGAAGCTCAGACGCAATTGATTTGCACAGACAAGATGGATCGGCCTCAGTAAAGCTCACTGGCGGTATACCTGGAAGAGTCGGTAAAAACAATAATACTGTAAGAATCAAAGTTACCAGAGATCTTAAGCATAATTGGAAAGTCTTTTCTGACACATCAGGTGGATTCAATTTTTCACCCGAACTCACATATATTGATTCAACCTACAAAACCGGAGCTTATTTTGGGGTAGTCTGTATTCATAGCTCAACCAGAAATAAAGACTTTTATTTTGATGACTTTGCAATTAATAGTGCACCTCTCTCAATAATTGATATAAAAGCTCCTAATGCTGCCAACATTGTTATTCAATTCAACAAAAGAATTTCCCCGGAGGTTAAAACTCATACCATAACTATTAACGATTCTTATATTAAGGATCTCTCTTATGTCAATGACTCCATTTTGATTCTAACTTCAGAAGTCCCATTGAGGAAAGGGAAAAATAAACTTGTCTTGGATGGTATACAGGATTTTTACTTGGCAGAAACCCTGAAAGAATCTTTAGAATTTAATTACCAACCTGAAATAAACCCAGGATCCATACTGATTACAGAAATTTATTCCGACCCCACTCCCAGCCATGGACTTCCTGAAGAAGAATACATCGAATTGTACAACACTTCCGAAGACACAATCAATCTTGCTAATTGGCGATTTTCTGATCCTTCTGTTTCTGCAGTATTGTCATCATTTGAGCTATTTCCCAAATCATATCTCATTATATGCCCATCCGCTTCAAATGCTGAATTCAAGCCTTTGGGCAAAGTCCTCGGCATCACGCCCTGGCCCTCATTGAACAATTCATCGGATTCTCTCATTCTCAAAGATCCTTCAGGTAAAATTATTCATTCTGTCAATTATTCGTCGGACTGGTTTACAAACAGATTAAATGCTGAAGGAGGGATTGCTTTAGAAATGATAGATCCTTCAAACCCATGTGGAGAGAGTGATAACTGGGATGGATCCATTGCTTCAAAAGGTGGTACACCAGGTTATGAAAATTCAGTGAATTCAATAAAACCTGATTTGCAAGGCCCGAAAATTAAAGACTTACAACTACTGGATACATTCAATATACTTATTGTCTTAGATGAAAAGCTTGATATTTCTGCAGAAATCAGTGAGGAAAACATAACTATATCCCCTAAAGTCGAGATTGAAAATGTTATTTATAAAGGGAATAAAAGTATTCTGATTGCCCTCACAAATGCTATAAAGGGAAGTACCTTATATCAGATATCAATAAGCGGAGTAAAAGATTGTAATGGAAACTATATACAGGAAAATCAAAACCCATTTGCATTACCTGAAATACCTGTAAATGGCGAACTTCTAATCAATGAAATCCTCTTTAATCCACTTCCTGGCGGAGTTGATTTTGTTGAAATTTATAGCAATTCAGACCATTTCATTGATCTAAAAAACTGGAGAATATCCAATGCAGAAAATAAGAACTCTACTACTAATTTAATTTCAACAAACCCACTAGTTCTGCAGCCCAGACAGTACCTGGTATTGACTTCCGATCCTCAGGCTTTGATAAATCAGTATCCCATGGGTGAATTCAAAAATTTTATAAAAATGAGTTCAATGCCATCTTTGAATGATGACTCTGGAAACATTAGTTTGTTAAGCCCATCTGGTGAGTTATTTGATAGTTTCAGTTATACTGAAAAAATGCATCACAAGATCCTCAAAGAGTCTGAAGGTATAAGCCTGGAAAGGATTTCTTTTACCAATCCGGCTTCAGATATTTCCAACTGGCATTCAGCAGCATCAGCAATTGGAGCAACTCCAGGATATCTCAATAGCCAGCATTTTGAATTTGAAACCATTGAAAATTCTTTTTCAGTGCAACCTTTAAAGTTTTCTCCTAATGGTGACGGTAAAAATGACTTTGCTTTATTGACCTACCAACTTGATAATCCTGGTGAAATTGCGACCATCACAGTCTTTGATGGACAAGGAAGAGAGATAAAAAAGATTGCTTCCAATCAACTATTGGGGAACGAAGGTTTTTTCCAATGGGATGGCATTGCTGATGATGATCGAAAAGCAGATATTGGAATTTACATGATCATGTTTGAGATTTTTCGTCTGAACGGAGAAAAACAAAAGTTTAAGAAGGCGGTTATATTATCATATTGA